A single Thermaerobacter sp. FW80 DNA region contains:
- the cas7u gene encoding type I-U CRISPR-associated RAMP protein Csb1/Cas7u, with amino-acid sequence MLTLEARSLREQLLTACHRGPSALRSEVRLLPPAEGTKVFPPTYAPPPGSQGSPRYAEEPRYIDGEPTPTVLLDSVPSQANRMEQALLAACRRGAIRLPLLQVEIPGHGAVTSLDAPHRVFDAIFRDSLLDGEPFPTSRIGRALREAGLGNATALFRYAPTALLFGAWDSHTGRGTKGTKIPRAVVSEIVGVAAQRGVRTQGRIDPLGIERDVAEIYRTEQADWGFSEEDVKKAAARAGRGDVKVKKSRPSEIGHGNIAPTVQEDAGGVSIRYALHTTVISVAQLRQLRFPDGTGKTSADRDAAGRLVLLSLALYATAALHEEGYQLRSRCLLIPESEPRWELVGPTAGERKSFALDTSGARALLDEALEIAASHDLNWETEPVILQPSPKLVRLVELNDATMGR; translated from the coding sequence GTGCTTACCTTGGAAGCAAGGTCCTTGAGGGAACAACTCCTCACAGCCTGTCACCGTGGTCCTTCGGCCCTGCGCTCTGAAGTGCGCCTGCTCCCGCCGGCCGAGGGCACGAAGGTGTTCCCCCCCACCTACGCCCCTCCCCCGGGCAGCCAAGGATCCCCCCGTTATGCCGAGGAACCTCGCTACATTGACGGCGAACCGACCCCCACGGTCCTCCTGGACTCCGTACCATCCCAGGCGAACCGGATGGAACAGGCCCTCTTGGCCGCCTGCCGGCGTGGTGCGATCCGCCTCCCCCTCTTGCAGGTGGAAATCCCCGGCCACGGCGCCGTGACGTCCCTGGACGCCCCCCACCGCGTGTTCGATGCCATCTTCCGGGACAGCTTGCTGGACGGTGAACCGTTCCCCACCAGCCGTATCGGCCGGGCATTGCGCGAGGCAGGACTGGGTAACGCAACCGCGCTGTTCCGCTACGCCCCAACCGCGCTGCTGTTTGGGGCATGGGACTCCCACACCGGTCGCGGGACCAAGGGGACCAAGATCCCCCGTGCGGTGGTGTCGGAGATCGTCGGCGTCGCGGCCCAGCGGGGTGTCAGGACCCAGGGGCGCATCGACCCCCTTGGCATTGAGCGTGATGTGGCCGAGATCTACAGAACCGAGCAGGCGGACTGGGGTTTCTCCGAAGAGGACGTCAAAAAGGCCGCGGCGCGTGCAGGGCGGGGGGACGTGAAGGTCAAGAAGTCACGGCCTTCAGAGATCGGCCACGGCAACATCGCCCCCACCGTTCAGGAGGATGCTGGCGGTGTGAGCATCCGGTATGCCCTGCACACCACGGTCATTTCCGTAGCCCAACTCCGGCAACTGCGCTTTCCCGATGGGACGGGCAAAACCAGCGCAGACCGGGATGCGGCAGGTCGCCTGGTCCTCCTCAGTTTGGCTCTCTACGCCACGGCTGCCCTGCACGAAGAGGGCTACCAGCTTCGCTCCCGCTGCCTGTTGATTCCGGAATCCGAGCCCCGCTGGGAACTGGTCGGCCCCACGGCCGGCGAGCGGAAATCCTTCGCGCTCGACACGTCCGGAGCCAGAGCCTTGCTGGATGAGGCGCTCGAGATCGCAGCGAGCCACGACCTGAACTGGGAGACCGAGCCCGTCATCCTCCAGCCAAGCCCCAAACTCGTCCGGCTGGTGGAGCTCAACGACGCAACGATGGGTCGCTGA
- a CDS encoding recombinase family protein yields MKPARAVAYVRVSTAEQTSEGVSLDGQEERLRAYFTLQGLELVEQIREAGVSASKPLAERPGGKRLLELVGGRWVQHLVALKRDRLFRDAEDALRQTKAWDRAGVALHRVDVGGQAVNTATAMGRFFLSMTAAFAELKRSLIAERTQATLSRKKADRKAYAPTPYGFDRDDEVLVENPAEQRVLMMVRTWCAQGWSLRRIAEELNRRRIPAKKGRRWHASTVRYTPKNDLYG; encoded by the coding sequence ATGAAGCCGGCCCGAGCCGTCGCCTATGTCCGGGTCTCCACCGCCGAGCAGACCAGCGAGGGCGTGTCGCTGGATGGGCAGGAGGAGCGCCTGCGGGCCTACTTCACCCTGCAGGGCCTGGAGCTCGTGGAGCAGATCCGGGAGGCGGGCGTGTCGGCCTCCAAGCCGCTCGCAGAGCGGCCCGGCGGGAAGCGGCTGCTGGAACTGGTGGGCGGCCGGTGGGTGCAGCACCTCGTGGCGCTGAAGCGGGACCGCCTGTTTCGCGATGCCGAGGACGCCCTGCGCCAGACCAAGGCCTGGGACCGGGCCGGCGTGGCGTTGCATCGGGTAGACGTGGGCGGCCAGGCCGTCAACACCGCCACCGCCATGGGCCGGTTCTTCTTAAGCATGACGGCCGCCTTTGCGGAACTCAAGCGTAGCCTGATCGCCGAGCGGACGCAGGCGACCCTCTCGCGCAAGAAGGCTGACCGCAAGGCCTACGCCCCGACCCCTTACGGCTTCGACCGCGACGACGAGGTGCTGGTCGAAAACCCCGCCGAACAGCGGGTGCTCATGATGGTGCGGACGTGGTGCGCGCAAGGGTGGAGCCTGCGCCGCATCGCCGAGGAGCTGAACCGGCGCCGCATTCCCGCGAAGAAGGGCAGGCGGTGGCACGCGTCCACCGTCCGCTACACCCCGAAGAACGACCTGTATGGGTAG
- a CDS encoding helix-turn-helix domain-containing protein, which yields MERLLTPEEVADILRVTRRTVYEWLRTGRLRGLKAGPFWRIRPEDLDRFLAGEQDAPAWRPGGVDHDEDDEPTAEELEESRRAWLEYLAGRDPGRSLDELRRELEASRE from the coding sequence GTGGAGCGACTGCTGACGCCGGAGGAAGTGGCCGACATCCTGCGCGTCACCCGGCGGACGGTGTACGAGTGGCTGCGCACCGGCCGGCTCCGGGGCCTGAAGGCTGGGCCCTTCTGGCGGATTCGCCCGGAGGACCTGGACCGCTTCCTGGCCGGCGAGCAGGACGCCCCGGCCTGGCGTCCGGGCGGCGTGGACCACGACGAGGACGACGAGCCCACGGCCGAGGAGCTGGAGGAATCCCGGCGCGCATGGCTCGAATACCTGGCGGGTCGGGACCCTGGCCGGTCGCTGGACGAGCTGCGCCGCGAACTCGAGGCGAGCCGTGAGTGA
- a CDS encoding type II toxin-antitoxin system RelE/ParE family toxin has protein sequence MSEWRVILLRPAERYLKRLPRPEQERILRALERLQENPEQARPEPLAGRPEWKLRVGGRRILFIPDRERKLFIVTTIGPRGDVYKR, from the coding sequence GTGAGTGAGTGGCGCGTCATCCTCCTGCGCCCCGCCGAGCGCTATCTGAAGCGCCTGCCACGGCCCGAGCAGGAGCGCATCCTGCGAGCGCTGGAGCGGCTGCAGGAGAACCCCGAACAGGCTCGCCCCGAGCCGCTGGCCGGTCGCCCGGAGTGGAAGCTGCGCGTGGGCGGGCGCCGCATCCTGTTCATCCCCGACCGGGAGCGCAAGCTGTTCATCGTGACGACCATCGGCCCGCGCGGCGACGTCTACAAGCGCTAG
- the csb2 gene encoding type I-U CRISPR-associated protein Csb2 — protein MLAFRVRYLTGRVYATDATDRNRVEWPPHPERFFSALVAAAFRADIPRAREALEWLEAQEPPHIAAPPLAGERRVHAYVPVNDVDGMDVLPLHRPKQPRPFPSGTITGDATVHFVWPAAHPPASVRECLAEIAAQVTYLGSSMSLVAVDMVEDAPPPNYVPHPQGDVVLRVPFRGRLAELDHRFRLGERPVPGRRIRYRRLDDNPRLPETARSVFGEFFPFRIRGRWPLAAALTLTATVRAAVLSLADEPVPSILHGHDDRVHCAYVPLPFVGADHADGSVLGFAVVLPRGVSWPERQAVFRALGKLRCLELPGGRVLEAKPVNAFATARTPSTLTPWRWCRPARVWASVTPVVFDRFPRRRHRAAEVLADSCRFVGLPAPRQVTVSQASPLRGVPRSRDFRVRRQPDEPLRYVAHVILEFDQPVDGPVLLGSGRYFGLGFFAPVVTAEEATQA, from the coding sequence GTGCTGGCGTTTCGCGTGCGCTACCTGACAGGCCGGGTCTACGCCACGGACGCTACCGATCGGAACCGGGTGGAGTGGCCGCCTCACCCCGAGCGGTTCTTCTCGGCCCTGGTGGCAGCCGCATTTCGCGCGGATATCCCGCGAGCGCGAGAAGCCCTGGAGTGGCTGGAAGCTCAAGAGCCTCCCCACATCGCCGCCCCGCCCCTGGCCGGTGAGCGGCGAGTCCATGCCTACGTTCCCGTCAACGACGTGGATGGCATGGACGTTCTACCGCTCCACCGGCCCAAGCAGCCCCGCCCGTTTCCATCCGGAACCATCACGGGCGATGCGACCGTTCATTTCGTCTGGCCGGCGGCCCACCCGCCCGCGTCGGTCCGGGAATGCCTGGCGGAGATCGCCGCCCAAGTCACCTACCTGGGGAGCTCCATGTCCCTGGTCGCTGTGGACATGGTCGAAGACGCTCCCCCGCCGAACTACGTCCCTCATCCCCAAGGCGACGTCGTGCTACGAGTGCCCTTCCGTGGCCGCCTGGCCGAGCTCGACCACCGGTTTCGGCTGGGCGAGCGCCCCGTCCCGGGCCGGCGCATCCGCTACCGGCGACTCGACGACAACCCGCGCCTTCCCGAGACGGCGCGGTCCGTCTTTGGGGAGTTCTTCCCGTTTCGCATCCGCGGGCGCTGGCCCCTGGCTGCAGCCCTCACCCTGACCGCGACGGTACGGGCGGCGGTCCTGAGCCTCGCCGACGAACCCGTGCCGTCGATCCTCCACGGGCATGACGATCGCGTGCACTGCGCCTATGTGCCGCTGCCCTTCGTCGGAGCCGATCATGCCGACGGCTCCGTCCTCGGCTTCGCCGTCGTACTGCCCCGGGGCGTGAGCTGGCCGGAACGACAGGCCGTGTTCCGCGCCCTGGGCAAGCTCCGATGCCTGGAGTTGCCCGGAGGACGCGTATTGGAAGCCAAGCCGGTCAACGCCTTCGCGACCGCACGCACGCCTTCTACGCTCACACCCTGGCGGTGGTGCCGGCCGGCCCGCGTGTGGGCTAGCGTCACCCCCGTTGTCTTCGACCGCTTCCCACGGCGGCGTCACCGGGCGGCTGAAGTCCTCGCAGACAGTTGCCGGTTTGTCGGGCTGCCGGCCCCCCGGCAAGTCACCGTCAGCCAGGCCTCGCCCCTTCGCGGCGTTCCTCGCAGCCGGGACTTTCGGGTACGGCGCCAGCCGGACGAGCCGCTGCGCTATGTGGCTCACGTGATCCTCGAGTTTGACCAGCCCGTGGATGGGCCCGTGTTGCTCGGATCGGGCCGCTATTTTGGATTGGGTTTCTTCGCGCCCGTCGTGACAGCCGAGGAGGCCACGCAAGCATGA
- the cas3u gene encoding type I-U CRISPR-associated helicase/endonuclease Cas3 translates to MRELTAKDFAAFFHEVTGLQPYPWQERLVERILAEGWPEAIEVPTGCGKTAVVEIAAFTLAAQAGRSPWERTTGLRFFYVVDRRLIVDQAAERAQALARLLFRRWQEGDDGPVGRVAKALMTFGGQVPLHVAVLRGGMYRQSRWVDMPNQPTLCMTTVDQIGSRLLFRGYGVSEYQRPIDAALAGVDAVFVLDEAHLSWPFLETLRTIQRYQALAEQPVAPPLRVVAMSATLPPGAGERPVRLDARDRTILQARLGAQKVARLVEINARSFEAQLAKLAQELASDLAGQSPAPVVGVVVNRVGGARQVFQQLREQVGDEADAVLLTGRIRPYDRDRLLDRIRGRVVAGQRRQDADRPLFVVATQTVEVGADFDFDALVTELAPLEALLQRFGRLNRTGAPRPAPAIIARRKARNDSVYPADVLDACWNWLVARADDPRRPQVDFGYEGFERMKQGDPPPVLSPSPPPLLLPAVLERWVQTSPTPDPDPDVAPYLHGLEALSPADVQVVWRADIDPDDLRAAAEAAQRAPQSGEGEQQDWTAYFDSLLTLVPPRLHEALALPVWVVRRWLEERASDADPLGDDEGAPAPDPATGPGKGRPALRWQGPANVQVVWPRQIRPGDTVVVPAAYGGVDEYGWHPARTTPARDVYELGAARDSSPWGIRLRLHETGLRAVWAGERDDAGFAGGAGGFARTRPDARPAGAVPSNARAATAGAPETADATAPDETGGHALPDAGGAAEETPALERALNRLRQLLDALNQEDTGVDTGNDPNLLLKELLQILRDSAPEPWRSLAEHALEGRSSWHPYPRHPRRGVTGVVVELQGWHGSPRDELAAWGFATAPEDVVAEEEETESAYAGRAVPLAEHSEHVAGKAETFARQCGLAERLVACIERAARLHDLGKAEPRMQVLLHGGDPFAAAVAPEPLAKSARVPREWTGRVLAAELAAFPRGLRHEFIAARLAERHPALLAGVADRELVIYLIGSHHGRGRPFPPIPMPDPSPTTFKLRWEGLRLEGSSAHGWERLGSGWVDVFWTLVRRYGYWGLAYLEAIVRLADHRASAEEVGR, encoded by the coding sequence ATGAGGGAGCTGACGGCCAAGGACTTTGCTGCCTTTTTCCACGAGGTCACGGGCCTTCAGCCCTATCCCTGGCAGGAACGGCTCGTCGAGCGAATTCTCGCCGAGGGATGGCCGGAGGCCATCGAGGTGCCGACTGGCTGCGGCAAGACCGCCGTGGTGGAGATCGCCGCCTTCACGCTCGCCGCCCAGGCGGGGCGCTCCCCCTGGGAGCGCACGACCGGCCTGCGGTTTTTCTACGTGGTGGATCGGCGCCTCATCGTGGACCAGGCCGCGGAGCGGGCCCAGGCCCTGGCACGCCTCCTGTTTCGGCGCTGGCAAGAGGGTGATGACGGCCCGGTGGGACGGGTGGCGAAGGCGCTGATGACTTTCGGTGGACAGGTGCCACTGCACGTAGCCGTCCTGCGGGGCGGCATGTATCGCCAGTCCCGCTGGGTCGACATGCCAAACCAGCCGACCCTTTGCATGACGACGGTGGATCAGATCGGATCGCGCCTGTTGTTCCGCGGCTACGGCGTGTCGGAGTACCAACGGCCCATCGACGCGGCCCTGGCGGGTGTGGATGCCGTGTTCGTCCTCGACGAGGCGCACCTGTCCTGGCCCTTTCTCGAGACCCTCCGGACCATCCAGCGCTATCAGGCGCTGGCCGAACAGCCCGTGGCCCCGCCTTTGCGCGTGGTCGCCATGTCGGCCACGCTGCCACCGGGCGCCGGCGAACGCCCTGTGCGCCTCGACGCCCGCGACCGCACGATCCTGCAAGCACGACTGGGAGCGCAAAAGGTTGCCCGGCTTGTGGAGATCAACGCTCGATCCTTCGAAGCGCAGCTGGCCAAGCTGGCCCAAGAGCTCGCGAGCGACCTGGCCGGGCAATCGCCTGCACCGGTGGTGGGCGTCGTCGTCAACCGCGTGGGCGGTGCGCGCCAGGTCTTCCAGCAATTGCGGGAGCAAGTGGGTGACGAGGCCGACGCGGTGCTGCTCACGGGACGAATCCGCCCCTACGATCGGGACCGGTTGCTGGATCGGATCCGCGGCCGCGTCGTGGCCGGCCAACGACGGCAGGACGCCGACCGTCCGCTTTTCGTCGTCGCCACGCAAACGGTGGAGGTGGGGGCGGATTTCGACTTCGACGCCCTGGTCACAGAGCTGGCACCCCTCGAGGCTCTGCTCCAACGCTTCGGGCGATTGAACCGCACCGGCGCGCCCCGCCCGGCACCGGCGATCATCGCCCGCCGCAAGGCGCGCAACGACAGCGTATACCCCGCCGACGTCCTGGACGCCTGCTGGAATTGGCTGGTGGCACGGGCAGACGATCCGCGCCGACCGCAGGTGGATTTCGGATATGAAGGATTCGAGCGGATGAAGCAGGGCGATCCACCACCCGTCCTGTCGCCGTCGCCCCCTCCCCTCTTGTTGCCGGCCGTTCTCGAACGGTGGGTCCAGACGAGTCCGACGCCGGACCCCGATCCGGACGTCGCACCCTACCTGCATGGGCTCGAAGCCCTTTCCCCAGCCGACGTGCAGGTCGTCTGGCGGGCCGACATCGATCCGGACGACCTGCGGGCCGCAGCCGAAGCCGCACAGAGGGCTCCGCAATCGGGTGAGGGCGAGCAGCAAGACTGGACAGCGTACTTTGACAGCTTACTTACCCTGGTCCCGCCACGGCTGCATGAGGCCCTGGCGTTGCCGGTGTGGGTGGTGCGCCGCTGGCTCGAGGAGCGCGCGAGCGACGCGGATCCTCTGGGCGACGACGAAGGCGCCCCGGCTCCCGATCCGGCCACCGGGCCCGGGAAGGGCCGGCCGGCCCTGCGCTGGCAGGGTCCGGCGAACGTCCAGGTCGTCTGGCCTCGCCAGATTCGACCCGGGGATACCGTGGTGGTGCCCGCTGCATACGGCGGTGTGGACGAGTATGGCTGGCACCCTGCCCGCACCACGCCGGCCCGGGATGTATACGAGCTCGGGGCCGCTCGCGATTCGTCCCCTTGGGGGATTCGCCTGCGTCTACACGAAACGGGCTTGCGCGCCGTATGGGCAGGTGAACGGGACGATGCCGGTTTTGCGGGAGGAGCCGGTGGTTTTGCCCGGACCCGACCGGACGCGAGACCAGCCGGCGCTGTCCCGTCCAACGCGCGGGCGGCCACTGCCGGCGCGCCGGAAACGGCCGATGCGACCGCACCGGATGAAACCGGGGGTCACGCACTCCCTGATGCAGGTGGAGCGGCCGAGGAGACCCCGGCGCTGGAACGGGCACTGAACCGCTTGCGCCAACTCCTGGATGCCCTCAATCAAGAGGACACGGGTGTCGACACCGGGAACGATCCCAATCTGCTCTTAAAGGAGCTCCTTCAAATCTTGCGAGACTCCGCCCCCGAGCCGTGGCGATCCCTCGCCGAGCACGCCTTGGAAGGCCGTTCGAGCTGGCACCCCTATCCTCGCCACCCGCGCCGTGGCGTGACAGGCGTGGTCGTCGAACTGCAAGGTTGGCACGGTTCGCCCCGCGATGAACTCGCCGCCTGGGGATTCGCCACGGCCCCTGAAGATGTCGTGGCCGAGGAAGAGGAAACCGAGTCCGCTTATGCGGGCCGTGCCGTCCCGTTGGCGGAGCACAGCGAGCACGTCGCCGGCAAAGCAGAAACCTTTGCCCGTCAATGCGGGTTGGCGGAACGACTCGTAGCCTGTATCGAACGCGCTGCGCGGCTCCACGACCTCGGGAAGGCAGAGCCGAGAATGCAGGTGCTCCTCCACGGCGGCGATCCCTTCGCGGCGGCCGTCGCGCCCGAACCCCTGGCCAAGTCCGCTCGCGTTCCCCGGGAGTGGACAGGTCGCGTGCTGGCCGCCGAGTTGGCTGCTTTCCCCCGCGGCCTGCGCCACGAGTTCATCGCAGCACGCCTGGCGGAACGGCACCCGGCTCTGCTCGCCGGGGTAGCGGACCGGGAACTGGTGATCTATCTCATCGGCTCGCACCACGGTCGCGGCCGCCCGTTTCCGCCCATCCCCATGCCGGACCCCTCTCCGACCACCTTCAAGCTGCGCTGGGAGGGGCTGCGCCTGGAGGGCTCGAGTGCGCACGGTTGGGAGCGGCTTGGCAGCGGTTGGGTGGACGTGTTCTGGACGCTGGTGCGGCGGTATGGCTACTGGGGGCTGGCCTACCTGGAGGCCATCGTCCGGCTGGCGGACCACCGGGCTTCGGCGGAGGAGGTGGGCCGATGA
- a CDS encoding DNA polymerase III subunit alpha, with product MFVHLHCHSAYSFLDGASPVQALVERAADLGMPALALTDHDNVAGAVEFDRAARAAGIKPIQGVELTLLLDGDEPAAGSAAEAAGASPAPGPGGASATAHLILLATGPAGYARLCRLLTRAHLEQPRGRPALPWSALLAEVAPDGEPLPDHGLIALSGCRRGPVLQALLQGDRRLALRRARQLRDAFGRDHFYVELQGGWLPGNRALNRTLADLAEHLGVGVVATNDVHYATRDRFAVHDLLTCVRLGIPVDEPHPQRHLNAHNDLKAPRAMARMFADHPRALEATLAIAERCRPVLPEGAVPRPAYPLPPGVSAAAYLREQVERGALWRYGRITPRIRQRLEHELAIIEKLELADYFLLVWDVARYARQRGIRCAGRGSAADSAVAYCLGITDVDAIERGLLFERFLSLERAEQPDIDLDLDARYRDQVADYVERRYGPAHVATVCTYQTYHARGALRDFGKALGFPPEVIDRIAKRVPYYLSRHLGRALQEVPELRDLDLPRERFRRLVALCEAAAGLPRHMGTHLGGLVISRRPLVELSPLQRAAKGCRILQFDKRGVEELGLVKLDLLPLRTLGAVEEAVRVIRRRDPGFDYDHIPLDDRATYALLGSGETVGAFQLESPAQRALQPRLKPENLEDVVASVALIRPGPIKGDMVEPFLARRRGREPVTYLHPKLEPILRKTWGVVLFQEQVIEIATAIAGFTPGEADRLRRVMTHARSSEEMEDIGRHFLHRARQQGVDEAVAQAIFRMIQGYASYGFCEAHAAAFGVTAYKTAYLLAHYPAEWYAALLSLQPMGYYPPNTLCVEAARRGIRILPLDVNASQVGFTATPGAIRIGLRAVKGLGDEPAAAIVAERERGGPFRHFMDFLLRMAGSSAGGGDWDGAAETTSGEAAGGPAGGGPGAEPEGEPGAPRGALVAQAGGRTGRPDGRGHRRGRGSPRGPVLDRDQVAALIRAGAFDSLHPNRRALLWGLDEALAAARSAAGDGALARALAASWSPPVVADFPELEKWAMEREVLGIDVHRRHLLAMLREVLDAQGYRAAAAIRHLPAGAPVRAAGIPVRPHRPPTRSGRVIVFLSLEDETGLVDVTVFEAVYQRYGRWIFTDPPVPLAVEGVLQDRDGARAVLAHRVIPLAAALRLQLGPRPGEGAPGSPCPGRGRNGSLVEACRGLQRGLCCGRDRRHRRLPNARLRAKSGP from the coding sequence ATGTTCGTCCACCTCCACTGCCATTCCGCCTACTCCTTCCTGGACGGCGCCAGCCCCGTCCAGGCGCTGGTGGAGCGGGCCGCCGACCTGGGCATGCCGGCCCTGGCCCTGACGGACCACGACAACGTGGCGGGCGCCGTCGAGTTCGACCGGGCCGCTCGCGCGGCGGGGATCAAGCCCATCCAGGGGGTCGAGCTCACCCTGCTCCTGGACGGGGACGAACCGGCCGCCGGCTCCGCGGCCGAGGCCGCCGGGGCTTCGCCGGCGCCGGGACCCGGCGGGGCGTCGGCCACCGCCCACCTGATCCTGCTGGCCACCGGGCCGGCGGGATATGCCCGCCTGTGCCGGTTGCTGACCCGTGCCCACCTGGAGCAGCCCCGCGGGCGGCCGGCCTTGCCCTGGTCCGCGCTGCTCGCAGAGGTGGCGCCGGACGGCGAGCCCCTCCCCGACCACGGGCTGATCGCCCTCTCCGGCTGTCGTCGAGGGCCCGTGCTGCAGGCCCTGCTTCAAGGCGACCGCCGGCTTGCCCTCCGGCGGGCGCGGCAGCTGCGGGACGCCTTCGGGCGGGATCACTTCTACGTCGAGCTGCAGGGCGGGTGGCTGCCCGGCAACCGCGCCCTCAACCGCACGCTGGCGGACCTGGCGGAACACCTGGGGGTCGGTGTGGTGGCGACCAACGACGTCCACTACGCCACCCGCGACCGCTTCGCCGTCCACGACCTCCTGACCTGCGTGCGCCTGGGCATCCCGGTGGACGAGCCCCATCCCCAGCGGCACCTGAACGCCCACAACGACCTCAAGGCGCCCCGGGCCATGGCGCGGATGTTCGCCGACCACCCCCGGGCCCTCGAGGCCACCCTGGCCATCGCCGAGCGCTGCCGGCCCGTGCTGCCGGAGGGCGCCGTGCCCCGGCCGGCCTATCCCCTGCCGCCGGGGGTGAGCGCCGCGGCCTATTTGCGGGAGCAGGTGGAGCGAGGCGCCCTGTGGCGCTACGGCCGCATCACCCCCCGCATCCGGCAGCGGCTCGAGCACGAGCTGGCCATCATCGAGAAGCTCGAGCTGGCCGACTACTTCCTCTTGGTCTGGGACGTGGCGCGCTACGCCCGCCAGCGGGGCATCCGCTGCGCCGGTCGCGGATCGGCGGCCGACTCGGCGGTGGCCTACTGCCTGGGCATCACCGACGTGGACGCCATCGAGCGGGGGCTGCTCTTCGAGCGCTTCCTCAGCCTGGAGCGGGCGGAGCAGCCGGACATCGACCTGGACCTGGACGCCCGCTACCGCGATCAGGTGGCCGACTACGTCGAGCGGCGCTACGGCCCGGCGCATGTGGCCACGGTGTGCACCTACCAGACCTACCACGCCCGCGGCGCCCTGCGGGACTTCGGCAAGGCCCTGGGCTTCCCGCCGGAGGTCATCGACCGCATCGCCAAGCGGGTGCCGTACTACCTGTCCCGGCACCTGGGCCGGGCGCTTCAGGAGGTGCCGGAGCTGCGGGACCTCGACCTGCCCCGCGAGCGGTTCCGCCGGCTGGTGGCCCTGTGCGAGGCCGCGGCGGGGCTGCCGCGGCACATGGGCACCCACCTGGGCGGCCTGGTGATCAGCCGCCGGCCGTTGGTCGAGCTGTCGCCGCTGCAGCGGGCGGCCAAGGGGTGCCGGATCCTCCAGTTCGACAAGCGGGGCGTGGAGGAGCTGGGGCTGGTCAAGTTGGACCTCCTGCCGCTGCGCACCCTGGGGGCGGTGGAGGAGGCGGTCCGGGTCATCCGCCGCCGCGACCCCGGCTTCGACTACGACCACATCCCCCTGGACGACCGGGCCACCTATGCGCTGCTGGGCAGCGGCGAGACCGTCGGGGCCTTCCAGCTGGAATCGCCTGCCCAGCGCGCCCTGCAGCCGCGGCTCAAGCCCGAGAACCTGGAAGACGTGGTGGCCAGCGTGGCCCTCATCCGGCCGGGGCCCATCAAGGGCGACATGGTGGAGCCCTTCCTGGCCCGGCGACGGGGCCGGGAGCCCGTCACCTACCTGCACCCGAAGCTGGAGCCCATCCTGCGCAAGACCTGGGGCGTGGTCCTCTTCCAGGAGCAGGTGATCGAGATCGCCACCGCCATCGCCGGTTTCACCCCGGGGGAGGCCGACCGCCTGCGCCGGGTGATGACCCACGCCCGTTCCTCCGAGGAGATGGAGGACATCGGCCGGCACTTCTTGCACCGGGCCCGGCAGCAGGGCGTCGACGAGGCGGTGGCCCAGGCGATCTTCCGCATGATCCAGGGCTACGCCAGCTACGGCTTCTGCGAGGCCCACGCCGCGGCCTTCGGCGTCACCGCCTACAAGACGGCCTATCTCCTGGCCCACTACCCGGCGGAGTGGTATGCCGCCCTGCTCAGCCTCCAGCCCATGGGCTACTACCCGCCCAACACCCTGTGCGTCGAGGCGGCGCGGCGGGGCATCCGCATCCTCCCCCTGGACGTCAACGCCAGCCAGGTGGGCTTCACCGCCACCCCCGGCGCCATCCGCATCGGCCTGCGGGCCGTCAAGGGGTTGGGGGACGAACCGGCCGCCGCCATCGTGGCGGAGCGGGAGCGGGGCGGTCCCTTCCGCCACTTCATGGACTTCCTGCTGCGGATGGCAGGGAGCAGCGCGGGCGGCGGAGACTGGGACGGGGCAGCGGAGACGACATCCGGCGAAGCGGCGGGCGGGCCGGCGGGCGGAGGGCCGGGCGCCGAGCCGGAGGGGGAGCCGGGCGCACCGAGGGGGGCGCTTGTCGCGCAGGCCGGCGGAAGGACGGGCCGGCCCGACGGCAGGGGGCACCGGCGGGGGAGGGGGTCGCCCCGCGGGCCGGTCCTCGACCGGGACCAGGTGGCCGCCTTGATCCGGGCCGGGGCGTTCGACAGCCTGCACCCCAACCGCCGCGCCCTGTTGTGGGGACTCGACGAAGCCCTGGCGGCCGCCCGCAGCGCCGCCGGCGACGGCGCGCTGGCCCGGGCCCTGGCCGCGAGCTGGTCGCCGCCCGTGGTGGCGGACTTCCCCGAGCTGGAGAAGTGGGCCATGGAGCGGGAGGTGCTGGGGATCGACGTCCACCGCCGCCACCTGCTGGCCATGCTGCGGGAGGTGCTGGACGCCCAGGGGTATCGGGCGGCCGCGGCCATCCGCCACCTGCCGGCGGGCGCGCCCGTGCGGGCGGCGGGGATCCCCGTCCGGCCCCATCGCCCCCCGACCCGCAGCGGCCGGGTCATCGTGTTCCTCAGCCTGGAGGACGAGACCGGCCTGGTGGACGTGACCGTCTTCGAGGCGGTATACCAGCGTTACGGGCGGTGGATCTTTACCGACCCGCCGGTGCCCCTGGCCGTCGAGGGGGTCTTGCAGGACCGGGACGGCGCCCGGGCCGTGCTGGCCCACCGCGTGATCCCCCTGGCGGCGGCGCTTCGCCTTCAACTGGGGCCTCGCCCTGGTGAAGGAGCGCCTGGAAGCCCGTGCCCGGGGCGAGGACGTAACGGTTCGTTGGTAGAGGCCTGTAGAGGCCTCCAGAGAGGGCTTTGTTGTGGACGCGACCGTAGGCATCGCCGCCTGCCAAACGCCCGTCTACGGGCCAAATCGGGACCTTAG